A region of Paenibacillus thiaminolyticus DNA encodes the following proteins:
- a CDS encoding BtrH N-terminal domain-containing protein, with amino-acid sequence MANKHCYYYVISELCQLRNIALEQMDIFHLLGGHTFAVKKERDEPFPLLNIKGSVIDDELFRICTGLSIEKKLLINYEEAIKVIMTRIGENDLQTVCTNCFFLPYDSVNYKKNIGSHFIMLRSYDSANDQFTLSDHKYDHALLSGEDLKLAMDNVKEYKNCLLDLHIETEYSCKQMKDSVREVIKTNAAKILSTLQHQFNVLKMEIENINSLDSFYRSFSYFELLKSIKNPNGPIISKHYLVRSLPGNKPDLQNIISECIQLWERLCVDIYKNYTHDSPILLDGQLDNLYQREMDMNKQIIEVVRR; translated from the coding sequence ATGGCCAATAAACATTGTTATTATTATGTCATTTCAGAGTTATGCCAATTGCGTAACATCGCGTTGGAACAAATGGATATCTTTCATTTGCTCGGCGGGCATACGTTTGCGGTAAAAAAGGAAAGGGACGAACCTTTCCCGCTTCTGAATATAAAGGGCAGTGTTATCGATGATGAACTTTTCCGCATATGTACCGGGTTATCCATTGAGAAAAAGCTCTTAATCAATTATGAGGAAGCGATAAAAGTCATTATGACAAGGATCGGCGAAAACGATCTTCAAACGGTGTGCACCAATTGTTTTTTCTTGCCTTATGATTCCGTAAATTACAAAAAAAATATTGGCTCCCATTTCATTATGTTAAGATCTTATGATTCTGCAAATGACCAGTTTACGTTAAGTGATCACAAATATGATCACGCTCTTCTGAGCGGGGAAGATTTGAAGCTCGCCATGGATAATGTAAAGGAATATAAAAATTGTTTGCTTGATTTACACATAGAAACGGAGTACAGCTGTAAGCAAATGAAAGACTCCGTTAGAGAGGTAATAAAGACAAATGCGGCCAAAATCTTATCAACTTTGCAGCATCAATTCAATGTTCTGAAAATGGAAATAGAGAATATAAATTCCTTAGATTCTTTTTACCGCTCTTTTTCATATTTTGAGTTGCTGAAGTCAATTAAAAATCCGAATGGACCTATTATCTCGAAACATTACTTAGTAAGAAGTCTGCCTGGCAATAAGCCTGATCTGCAAAACATCATTTCCGAGTGCATTCAATTATGGGAGAGACTTTGTGTGGATATCTATAAAAATTATACCCATGATTCGCCCATTTTGTTGGATGGCCAACTAGATAATCTGTATCAACGGGAAATGGATATGAATAAGCAGATCATCGAAGTTGTTAGAAGATAG
- a CDS encoding stage VI sporulation protein F, whose translation MSYTKYGISPQLVERIKLKMKQSAMKERVKQIVDGVTKADLQNRQTVRRLVRKVTSALNESVSAQQEEAIVQFVLAQKIDPNNTFHLLKLWGMFR comes from the coding sequence ATGAGCTATACGAAATACGGGATCAGCCCGCAGCTCGTTGAACGAATTAAACTGAAGATGAAGCAGTCCGCCATGAAGGAGCGGGTCAAGCAGATTGTGGACGGCGTGACGAAGGCGGATCTTCAGAACCGCCAGACGGTCCGCCGGCTGGTGCGCAAAGTAACGAGTGCGCTGAACGAGTCCGTGAGCGCCCAGCAGGAGGAAGCGATCGTGCAGTTCGTGCTGGCGCAGAAGATTGACCCGAACAATACGTTCCATCTCCTGAAGCTCTGGGGGATGTTCCGCTAA
- the recG gene encoding ATP-dependent DNA helicase RecG — MIPLSQCPVTMVKGVSALKQTELHAFGIFTVADLLDYFPFRYEDFHLRRLSDVKDGDKVTVEGRIMSQPVLQRYGRKSRLTCRVLVEEWLITATWFNRPYLREQLEQGRDIVLTGKWDQRRMQLTVSTSEFPDKGTSRIDTLQPVYSVGGKITQAWMRKTIAQALQQFGEAMTEPLPPEMLRRYRLMPRKQAVRAMHVPHDVEEGKQARRRLVYEELLLFQLKLHAFRALTRERSDGVAFMVDNATVRQFTRSLPFELTDGQKQAVTDILHDMRQPSCMNRLLQGDVGSGKTVVAATALYAAVRAGYQGALMVPTEILAEQHMRSLTRLFEPHGIGVGLLTGSLTERKRRDVLAALQMGMIDILVGTHALIQEDVHYRKLGLVITDEQHRFGVNQRSILRRKGWNPDVLTMTATPIPRTLAITVFGDLDVSSIRERPAGRKPIKTYWVKHDMLDRVLGFIRREAEAGHQAYVICPLIEESDKLDVQNAIDVHVQMQQAFPDLPVGLLHGRMTPAEKDEAMRSFSAGETKVLVSTTVIEVGVDVPNATLMIVMDAERFGLSQLHQLRGRVGRGGHQSYCVLIADPKSEVGQERMRIMTETDDGFELSQRDLELRGPGDFFGTKQSGLPEFKLADMANDYAVLEQARDDAAALIRSETFWTSPDYGGLREVLQREQLLQGERMD, encoded by the coding sequence ATGATTCCATTGAGTCAATGTCCCGTAACCATGGTCAAAGGCGTGAGCGCGTTGAAACAAACCGAGCTTCACGCCTTTGGCATTTTTACCGTTGCCGATTTGCTCGATTATTTCCCTTTCCGTTATGAAGATTTTCATCTCCGCCGTCTGAGCGATGTGAAGGATGGCGACAAAGTTACTGTCGAAGGACGTATTATGAGCCAGCCTGTCCTGCAGCGGTACGGCCGCAAGTCCAGACTGACCTGCCGCGTGCTGGTGGAGGAATGGCTGATTACGGCCACCTGGTTCAACCGTCCGTATCTGCGCGAGCAGCTGGAGCAAGGGCGGGATATTGTGTTGACCGGCAAATGGGATCAGCGCCGGATGCAGCTGACAGTCTCGACGTCGGAATTCCCCGATAAAGGGACGAGCCGGATTGACACCCTGCAGCCGGTCTACTCGGTCGGGGGCAAGATTACGCAGGCGTGGATGCGCAAGACGATTGCCCAGGCGCTGCAGCAGTTCGGCGAAGCGATGACAGAACCGCTGCCGCCGGAGATGCTTCGGCGCTATCGGCTTATGCCGCGGAAGCAAGCGGTTCGCGCGATGCATGTGCCGCATGATGTCGAAGAAGGCAAGCAGGCGCGGCGGCGGCTCGTCTATGAGGAGCTGCTGCTGTTCCAGTTGAAGCTGCATGCCTTCCGTGCGCTGACTCGGGAGCGCTCGGACGGTGTCGCGTTCATGGTCGACAATGCCACGGTGCGCCAGTTCACCCGCAGCCTGCCGTTCGAGCTGACGGACGGGCAGAAGCAGGCGGTTACCGACATTTTGCATGATATGCGCCAGCCGTCCTGCATGAACCGGCTGCTGCAGGGCGATGTCGGATCCGGCAAGACGGTCGTTGCCGCGACGGCCTTGTATGCCGCTGTCCGGGCAGGGTACCAGGGGGCGTTGATGGTCCCGACGGAAATATTGGCGGAGCAGCATATGCGTTCGCTGACGAGGCTGTTCGAGCCCCACGGCATTGGGGTCGGGCTGCTGACCGGCAGTCTGACCGAGCGGAAGCGCCGCGATGTGCTCGCGGCGCTGCAGATGGGCATGATCGACATCCTGGTCGGGACGCATGCGCTGATACAGGAGGATGTCCATTATCGCAAGCTCGGCCTCGTCATCACCGACGAACAGCATCGCTTCGGGGTCAATCAGCGCAGCATTCTGCGCCGGAAGGGCTGGAATCCGGATGTGCTGACGATGACCGCCACCCCGATTCCGCGAACGCTGGCGATTACGGTCTTCGGCGATCTGGACGTGTCGTCGATTCGGGAACGTCCGGCGGGCCGCAAGCCGATCAAGACGTATTGGGTCAAGCATGACATGCTTGACCGGGTGCTGGGCTTCATTCGCCGGGAAGCGGAGGCCGGGCATCAGGCTTATGTCATCTGTCCGTTGATTGAGGAATCGGACAAGCTTGACGTGCAGAATGCCATCGACGTGCATGTACAGATGCAGCAGGCCTTCCCCGATCTGCCTGTCGGGCTGCTGCATGGACGGATGACGCCGGCCGAGAAGGATGAGGCGATGCGTTCCTTCAGCGCCGGAGAGACGAAGGTGCTTGTCTCGACGACGGTTATCGAGGTCGGCGTGGACGTGCCGAATGCAACGCTCATGATCGTGATGGATGCGGAACGGTTCGGGCTGTCGCAGCTTCATCAGCTGCGGGGCCGGGTTGGCCGGGGCGGGCATCAGTCGTATTGCGTGCTGATCGCCGATCCGAAGTCGGAGGTCGGCCAGGAGCGGATGCGTATCATGACCGAGACCGACGACGGCTTCGAGCTGTCGCAGCGCGATCTGGAGCTGCGCGGTCCGGGGGATTTTTTCGGAACGAAGCAGAGCGGATTGCCGGAGTTCAAGCTGGCGGATATGGCGAACGACTACGCGGTGCTGGAGCAGGCGCGCGATGATGCAGCCGCGCTGATCCGGTCGGAGACGTTCTGGACGTCGCCGGATTATGGCGGTCTGCGCGAGGTGCTGCAGCGCGAGCAGCTGCTCCAGGGCGAGCGGATGGATTAG
- a CDS encoding DegV family protein, which translates to MASIRIVTDSTADIPQELRERYRIEMIPLKVHFGNDMYQDAVTISAERFYQLLVEAKRLPTTSQPSPIEFLEVFKRLNAEPDTQIISIHLSASFSGTYQSAVLAKNMMEEESDITIVDSKSASYGFGLIVVEAAKMAEAGRTKEEILAMIERYQRERKLFFLVDTLEYLQKGGRIGKAAALFGTLLNIKPILSIDDEGEVYAVEKVRGHKKAVARILEMLKQQFEGRPVHTVMGYTSNPSAADELAAAIQNTLDVRSMDYTIVGSVIGTHVGTGVAAVFMWPADEASS; encoded by the coding sequence ATGGCATCTATCCGTATCGTCACGGATAGCACAGCGGATATTCCACAGGAATTACGCGAACGCTATCGCATTGAGATGATTCCGCTCAAGGTGCATTTCGGGAACGATATGTACCAGGATGCGGTTACGATCAGTGCAGAGCGGTTCTATCAATTGCTTGTTGAAGCGAAGCGGCTGCCTACAACGTCCCAGCCTTCTCCGATCGAGTTCCTGGAGGTGTTCAAGCGGTTGAATGCCGAGCCGGACACGCAGATCATTTCGATTCATCTGTCGGCCTCATTCAGCGGAACGTATCAATCCGCCGTGCTCGCGAAGAACATGATGGAAGAAGAGTCCGATATTACGATTGTCGATTCGAAGTCGGCATCCTACGGATTCGGGCTCATCGTGGTGGAAGCCGCCAAGATGGCGGAGGCAGGCCGTACGAAAGAAGAAATTTTGGCCATGATTGAACGTTATCAACGGGAACGCAAGCTTTTCTTTTTGGTTGATACATTGGAATATTTGCAAAAGGGCGGCCGCATCGGCAAAGCAGCGGCATTATTCGGCACACTGCTCAATATTAAACCGATTCTCTCTATCGATGATGAGGGAGAAGTGTATGCGGTGGAAAAGGTGCGGGGTCATAAGAAAGCGGTGGCCCGCATCCTGGAGATGCTGAAGCAGCAATTCGAGGGAAGACCGGTGCATACGGTCATGGGATATACGAGCAATCCGTCGGCAGCGGATGAATTGGCGGCAGCGATTCAGAATACATTGGACGTTCGATCCATGGACTACACGATCGTGGGCTCGGTCATCGGCACCCATGTCGGGACTGGCGTCGCCGCGGTCTTCATGTGGCCTGCGGACGAAGCATCGTCCTGA